The Thermosynechococcus sp. HN-54 DNA segment AAGGCTTGGCAACTTTATCAGCAACAGCAGTGGAGCGGGGCACAGCAATTGGCACGTCAAGTGATTGAACGTTCGCCGCAGCCAGAGGCCTACTATTTGTTGGGGTTGATTGCTGAGCAACTGGGGCAACCCCTTGAGGCACGGCGAGCCTATGAACAGGCGATCGCCCTCGATCCGTGGCATGCCCCTGCCCACTATCGGCTGGCTTTGGTTCTCCATGATCTTCTGGCGCAACCCGCTGCTGCCCTACCCCACTATCAACGCGCCCTTGAGGTGAAGCCGGAGTGGGTGGAAGCCCATAGTAACCTCGGCAATGCCTATCTGGACTTAGGAGACACTGAACGAGCGATCGCCTGCTACCAAAAAGCCCTCTCCCTAAATCCGGACTTGCCCACAACGCTGTATAACTTAGGACTCTGCCTGCACTCCCAAGGCAAACTCACCGAGGCCAGTGCCTGCTATGAACAGTCGCTGTATCTCGAACCCAGTCAGGCGGATGTCCACAACAATCTCGGCAGTGTCTATTTGGAATTAAAAAACTACGCCGCGGCCATTCCGCAGTTTCAAGCTGCCCTCAGCGCCAATCCAGAACTATTGGCAGCCCATTACAATCTGGGTTATGCCCTTCATTTACAGGGAAACCTTGCAGCGGCTCGCGATCGCTACCAAGAAGTGCTCCTGCGGGATAACAAGCACCAACAGGCGCTATTGCAACTGGGTCAAATTTCCCTCAGCGAAGCCGACTTTACGGGAGCAATCAGCTACTACCAACGCTGTTTGAGTCTTGACCCCCTCAATAGTGCGGCTCATGCCGGGTTGGCCACAGCGCTCTTGGAAACTGGGGATCCGCAAGCAGCCCTCCACCACTTTCGCCAAGCTGTCGCCTTGGATCCCGATGTCGTGGATGTGCGCCTCAACTTTGCCCTTGTTCTTCTGATGCTAGGGCACTTTCGAGAGGGATGGGAGGAATACGAATGGCGCTGGCAGCAACCCACGGGCGGATTACGCTCCTATCCTCAACCCCGCTGGCAAGGTCAATCCTTAGAGGGGAAAACCCTCTTTGTCTATAGTGAGCAGGGTCTGGGGGACTGCATTCAATTTGTGCGTTTACTGCCCTTGATGGCGCGGCGTGCCCAATGGGTAATTTTTGCTGCCTATCCGCCCTTGGTGCGCCTCTGTCAAACACTGCCGCGGATTCAGGTGATCAGTACCGAGGAGGTACCGCCGGTTTTTGACTACCACACCCCTCTGTTGAGTTTGCCTCGCTACTTGGGTATTGATAAAGACCACTTTCCCAAGTTCAGTCCCTATTTTCAGTTACCCACCCCCCTGCCCCGGAGTATCTTTAATGTGTCCAAACCGCGGATTGGTCTCGTCTGGGCCAGCCATAGCCAAACACGCACCACGGCGCAGCGGTCTTGTCCCCTTGAGTACTTCCTGCCCCTACTGCGGGAATTCGATGTCCAATGGTATAGCCTGCAAAAGGAGCGATCGCCAGCGGAAGCGGAACAACTACGGCAGGTGGGGGTGATTGACTGTCAGCCCTATATGGGGGATTTTCTGGATACGGCGCTGTTGATCCAGCAGCTCGATGCAGTGGTTACGATTGATACAGCCGTCGCCCACTTGGCAGGTGCCCTAGGGAAACCGCTGTGGATCCTGTTGCCCTTTGTGGCGGATTGGCGGTGGTTCTGGCAGCAATCGCGATCGCCTTGGTATCCTTCGGCGCAGTTAATTCGCCAGCCCCACCGGGGTGATTGGCAAGGGGCGATCGCCCAATTGCGTACTGCCCTTCAGGCCCACTATCGGATGCTCAACAATGGGATACCCAATTGAGAAGAAATTAGTGATTGCGGTGGCCTCTAGTGCGCTATTTGACTTGGGGGAGGCGGATGATGTCTTTCGCAATGAGGGTACCGAAAAGTACCGCCAGTTTCAGCGGGAAAGGAAATACGATGTCTTGCCTAAGGGGGTGGCGTTTCCCTTTATTCGCCGCTTTTTAAATCTCAATCGTGCCTATCCCGAACAGGAGCCGGTGGAGGTGGTGCTGCTCTCTAGAAACGATCCGGATACCGGTCAGCGGGTCTTCTATTCAATCCAACACTACGGCCTCAATATCACCCGTGCGGCGTTTTTAGGGGGGAAATCTCCCCATCCCTACATTCCGGCCTTTAATGTCTCCCTGTTTCTCTCTGCGAATGCAACAGATGTACAGCAGGCGATCGCCGCCGGCTATCCAGCGGGCATGGTGATTCGCTCGCCGATTACGGATCATGAAGACGATGCCGAGTTGCGGATTGCCTTTGACTTTGATGGGGTGCTGGCGGATGATGAAGCCGAAGCGGTCTTTCGTCAAGGGGATTTAGAACAATTTCAAGCCCACGAGTTGCAAAAGGCCGACATTCCCCACAATCCAGGTCCCTTGAGCGATCTCTTTAGAAAACTAGCGGCCTTTCAACAGTTGGAGATGGCCAAGGAGCAGCAGGATGCCAGCTATCGGCGGTTATTACGGATTGCGATTGTTACGGCACGCAACATCCTTGCCAGTGAACGGGTGGTGACTACCCTCAATAGTTGGGGCGTAATGCCCGATGAAACCTTTTTCCTCGGTGGCATGGAGAAAGTGCGCATTCTCAAGCAACTCAAACCGCACATCTTCTTTGATGATCAATTGACCCACCTTGAGTCGGCAGCGGGTTCGATTCCCTCAGTGCATGTGCCCTTTGGTGTGCGCAATTATGGGCAGACCTGACGCCCCTCCATCTGGATCACGGAAACATCTAGCTCGCGATCGCCCCGTTCCATTTTGCCCCTAGCAGTAACAACACTGCCTACCCTCAGAACCCCATTGCGCAGGGCAGGTTTGCAGGCATCGGGTAAATCCAGCTTGTAGCGTTGGTTATTGGCCTCAATTAAGACTTCATCATCATCAACAACCGCCGTAATTCGACCCGTAAGCGTGGCGGGCACCTCCTTACCAGCACGGCTGGCGATCGCCCCTGTGATCAACATTGCTGCCACCATTAATGCCAATACCAACCAACGCAATCGCATGGCACAAATCCTCAAAGATAATTTTTCTCAATAATTTGACCAGCGATCGCCCCCAAGAGTTCATCTTAGAGTGCACCAAACTCAAACAACTGTACTAAAGGGAGGTCGACGGGAATTTGACCCGTGCCAAGAACAAGAATACTGGCTTCGGTGTGGCGGCTGAGCGGATAGATACGAATGTGATCTTTACTGCGTTTAATCCGCCGTTGCAGGCGATCGCACAACTCCTCAACTTGGTAGGTTTCTAAGCGTGCCTCAAATACACTAAACTGGACGCGCCGACCATATTAAAGATGCTCTTGCTTCCTTTCGGGGAAGTAGAATGAATGGAAACTGGAGAAGTACGCCAAAAATAAGCAAAAAAAGGTCAGTGTTGTTGCCACCAACCCTTCAATAAATGAGGAGAAGTCAAGTTTCTAGGAGTTCATTTCTCATTAGCGGGGAACAACGACAGGGCGGACTTGAACCCCCCAAGAACCTAGCGTACCCACATTACATCCACCCTGACGCCCGATCGCCCCAATTTGAATCGTGTGACTCCCCTGTTGCCAGTTGCCACCAATAGGCAAAAATCCTGAGCGGTTGGGGCCAAGGAACTCCGTTTCAACCCGCTGTCCCTCACGATTGGTGGTGAAATATTTCACTTCGGAGCAGTGGGTGGCAGGTGCAGTGACCTGTAGGGCATAGTCAAAGTTCGGGCTTTCAGAGTTGAAGTTATAACGAGCCATTTGATCGCAAATTTGGCCGCCGCTGTTGCAGTTGACGATAATCGGTGGGTTCGCCTGTGCTGCCGTAGTAGCAACCACAAAGCCCGAAACCGCAATGCTGCCTAGTGTGGCCAACCGACGGGTGAAGGAGTGGAGAGACATTAGAGGCTCCTGTGGAGTGGATACTCCGATTATCAGTGGCAGCCCACTCTCCGCCTAAGAACCGAATCACTGCTTGGTTGAGAGATTGATCACAGGGGGCAAGCGGCTTTGTGCTAGCGCATTTCACGCACACGAGGTTGGCCATCCACAATCTCACCAATGAGGATGACATCGGCTACGTTGACAAACAGGCCATTTTCGACAACCCCAGGGATGTTGTTAATCGTTTTTTCCAGTTCAGCAGGGTTTGCAATGTCATCAAATTTGACATCAAGGACAAGGTTGCCTTGATCGGTGACTACTGGGCCATCTTTTTTTATCCCCATGCGCAGTTCGGGCTGACCCCCAAGAGCTTTCAGGGCACGGGTCACCGGAGCCACGGCAAAGGGTAAAACTTCCACGGGCACAGGGAAAGTAGCACCCAATTTCTGCACCAGTTTGCTGCTGTCCACCACCACCAAGAACTGATCTGCAAGGGAGTCAACAATTTTTTCACGGGTATGAGCCGCCCCACCCCCTTTGATCAGGTTTTTGGCGGGATCCACTTCATCGGCACCGTCAATCGCAATGTCCAATTTCTCCACATCATCGAGGGTGACAAGGGGAATGCCGTACTTTTTGGCGAGAACAGAGGCTTGAAACGAGGTAGGCACACCAGCAATATTGCTCAGTTCTCCATTGCGCAGGCGATCGCCCAAAAATTGAATCACAAAGGCCGTGGTTGACCCAGTACCCAAGCCGACAATCATTCCAGACTGCACGCGATCGGCAGCAGCTTTGGCAACGGCCTGCTTCATTTGTTTGACTGCATCATCACTCATGCGCGGGTTCCCTCATTTTTTCCAAAAGCAAGATACCACAGCAAGGAACTTGCCACCCAGGGCAGTGGTCAGGTAATCATGGAAGGT contains these protein-coding regions:
- a CDS encoding tetratricopeptide repeat protein: MGIFGWPTALPLKKAWQLYQQQQWSGAQQLARQVIERSPQPEAYYLLGLIAEQLGQPLEARRAYEQAIALDPWHAPAHYRLALVLHDLLAQPAAALPHYQRALEVKPEWVEAHSNLGNAYLDLGDTERAIACYQKALSLNPDLPTTLYNLGLCLHSQGKLTEASACYEQSLYLEPSQADVHNNLGSVYLELKNYAAAIPQFQAALSANPELLAAHYNLGYALHLQGNLAAARDRYQEVLLRDNKHQQALLQLGQISLSEADFTGAISYYQRCLSLDPLNSAAHAGLATALLETGDPQAALHHFRQAVALDPDVVDVRLNFALVLLMLGHFREGWEEYEWRWQQPTGGLRSYPQPRWQGQSLEGKTLFVYSEQGLGDCIQFVRLLPLMARRAQWVIFAAYPPLVRLCQTLPRIQVISTEEVPPVFDYHTPLLSLPRYLGIDKDHFPKFSPYFQLPTPLPRSIFNVSKPRIGLVWASHSQTRTTAQRSCPLEYFLPLLREFDVQWYSLQKERSPAEAEQLRQVGVIDCQPYMGDFLDTALLIQQLDAVVTIDTAVAHLAGALGKPLWILLPFVADWRWFWQQSRSPWYPSAQLIRQPHRGDWQGAIAQLRTALQAHYRMLNNGIPN
- a CDS encoding 5'-nucleotidase, which gives rise to MGYPIEKKLVIAVASSALFDLGEADDVFRNEGTEKYRQFQRERKYDVLPKGVAFPFIRRFLNLNRAYPEQEPVEVVLLSRNDPDTGQRVFYSIQHYGLNITRAAFLGGKSPHPYIPAFNVSLFLSANATDVQQAIAAGYPAGMVIRSPITDHEDDAELRIAFDFDGVLADDEAEAVFRQGDLEQFQAHELQKADIPHNPGPLSDLFRKLAAFQQLEMAKEQQDASYRRLLRIAIVTARNILASERVVTTLNSWGVMPDETFFLGGMEKVRILKQLKPHIFFDDQLTHLESAAGSIPSVHVPFGVRNYGQT
- the rpiA gene encoding ribose-5-phosphate isomerase RpiA, producing MSDDAVKQMKQAVAKAAADRVQSGMIVGLGTGSTTAFVIQFLGDRLRNGELSNIAGVPTSFQASVLAKKYGIPLVTLDDVEKLDIAIDGADEVDPAKNLIKGGGAAHTREKIVDSLADQFLVVVDSSKLVQKLGATFPVPVEVLPFAVAPVTRALKALGGQPELRMGIKKDGPVVTDQGNLVLDVKFDDIANPAELEKTINNIPGVVENGLFVNVADVILIGEIVDGQPRVREMR